Proteins co-encoded in one uncultured Bacteroides sp. genomic window:
- the gmd gene encoding GDP-mannose 4,6-dehydratase has translation MKIALISGITGQDGSFLAEFLLQKGYEVHGILRRSSSFNTGRIEHLYFEEWVRDMKQQRTINLHYGDMTDSSSLIRIIQQVKPDEIYNLAAQSHVKVSFDVPEYTADTDAVGTLRMLEAVRILGLEKKTKIYQASTSELFGLVQEVPQKETTPFYPRSPYGVAKQYGFWITKNYRESYGMFAVNGILFNHESERRGETFVTRKISLAVARIKQGVQDKLYMGNLDSQRDWGYAKDYVQCMWMILQHDTPEDFVIATGEMHTVREFCTLAFKEAGIDIRWEGQGVDEKGFDAVTGRVLVEVDPKYFRPAEVEQLLGDPTKARTLLGWNPTQTPFPELVKIMVQHDMEKVRKMIANK, from the coding sequence ATGAAAATAGCATTAATTTCAGGTATTACAGGTCAGGACGGTTCATTCCTGGCAGAATTTTTATTGCAGAAGGGATATGAAGTACATGGCATTCTTCGCCGTTCTTCTTCTTTCAATACAGGACGCATCGAACATCTTTATTTTGAAGAATGGGTGCGGGATATGAAACAGCAACGAACCATCAATCTTCATTATGGAGATATGACGGACTCCAGTTCGCTAATTCGAATTATTCAGCAGGTTAAACCAGATGAAATATATAATTTAGCAGCTCAAAGTCATGTCAAGGTGAGCTTTGATGTCCCTGAATATACAGCCGACACTGATGCTGTGGGTACTCTTAGAATGCTTGAAGCAGTACGTATTCTCGGATTGGAAAAGAAAACAAAAATATATCAGGCTTCTACCTCCGAGCTTTTCGGTTTGGTGCAGGAAGTACCTCAAAAAGAAACAACACCATTCTACCCACGTAGTCCGTACGGAGTAGCTAAGCAATATGGTTTCTGGATCACAAAGAACTATCGTGAATCCTATGGCATGTTTGCTGTAAACGGCATCTTGTTTAATCACGAAAGTGAACGTCGTGGAGAAACATTCGTGACCAGAAAAATTTCATTGGCTGTGGCACGTATTAAACAAGGTGTGCAGGACAAGCTTTATATGGGAAATCTGGATTCACAGCGTGACTGGGGATATGCAAAGGATTATGTGCAATGTATGTGGATGATTCTTCAGCATGACACTCCTGAAGATTTTGTCATTGCCACCGGGGAAATGCATACTGTACGTGAATTCTGTACACTTGCATTTAAGGAAGCTGGAATTGACATTCGCTGGGAAGGTCAGGGAGTTGACGAAAAAGGTTTTGATGCTGTTACCGGCCGTGTTTTGGTAGAAGTGGATCCTAAGTATTTCCGTCCTGCAGAAGTTGAACAGTTATTAGGTGACCCAACAAAAGCAAGGACATTGCTCGGATGGAACCCTACCCAAACTCCATTCCCGGAATTGGTAAAGATCATGGTACAACATGATATGGAAAAAGTTAGAAAGATGATTGCAAATAAATAA
- a CDS encoding transglycosylase domain-containing protein: MSSINNPNQSVASEIYSADGKLISKYFRENRTPVKYEEISPILIKTLISTEDERFYEHFGVDLKGVFAAMKDMAKGNARGASTITQQLVKNMFKVRSQYSRGLLGNIPGLKLLIMKSKEWITAVKIEIFYSKKDILTMYLNTVDFGSNAYGIKTACKTYFNATPQNITVEQAATLVGLLKATTTYNPRLKPKNSLRRRNVVLDNLLSHHLINSAECDSLKRIPIKLNYSIETNYAGQALYFREAVAESLKNWCKENDIDLYSDGLKIYTTLDTRMQKYAEEAVDKQMRIVQRNFNGHWGKENPWQDQNHKEIAGFIEDIAKKTDSYKILEQKYPDRPDSINYYMNKPHRLKVFDYDAGLKEMNISTMDSIRYMEKFMHTGFVAMEPQTGFVKAWVGDINFNSWKYDKVLSRRQPGSTFKLFDYATAFNKGMSPCDERVDKYLEWEVMEKGELKKWTPRNANGYYSGQSMTLKAAFARSINSIAVQIAKEVGIGEIIKTAHAMGIKTPLNNIPATSLGASDVSLLELVNSYCTVVNDGMTHDPVLVTRIEDRNGNVLYNYVPEQKQAIPYETAFLMQQMLQGGLTEPMGTTQALWSFNLFHSNTDFGGKTGTSSNHSDAWFVGVTPNLVGGAWVGGEHRSIHFRTGKLGEGSKTALPIFGYFMEKVLADNQLSKYKGKFPKPKQPITRSYQCQSAYPKAERDSTHSASDSIAVEQEGIDENVEEQL; the protein is encoded by the coding sequence ATGTCTAGCATAAACAATCCAAACCAAAGTGTTGCCTCCGAAATTTATAGTGCGGATGGAAAGCTAATCAGCAAATATTTTAGAGAAAACAGAACTCCGGTGAAATATGAAGAGATATCACCTATATTAATTAAAACATTAATCAGCACTGAGGACGAACGATTTTATGAACATTTTGGAGTAGATTTAAAAGGTGTGTTCGCAGCAATGAAGGATATGGCGAAAGGTAATGCCCGTGGTGCAAGTACTATTACCCAACAACTTGTAAAGAACATGTTCAAGGTTCGATCACAATACTCCAGAGGCCTTTTAGGAAATATTCCGGGTCTCAAGCTGCTTATAATGAAATCAAAGGAATGGATTACTGCAGTAAAAATTGAAATATTTTATTCCAAAAAAGACATCCTTACCATGTATCTCAACACCGTAGACTTTGGTAGCAATGCTTACGGTATAAAGACTGCATGTAAAACGTACTTCAATGCAACGCCACAAAATATAACAGTTGAACAAGCTGCAACTTTAGTCGGTTTACTGAAAGCCACAACAACTTACAATCCCCGACTTAAACCGAAAAACAGTTTAAGAAGACGAAATGTAGTACTGGATAACTTATTAAGTCATCACCTTATTAATTCTGCCGAATGTGATTCTCTAAAGAGAATTCCAATTAAGCTCAATTATAGCATTGAAACGAATTATGCCGGACAAGCTCTTTATTTCAGAGAAGCTGTAGCTGAATCTCTTAAAAACTGGTGTAAAGAGAATGACATTGATCTCTATTCTGATGGTCTGAAAATATATACTACTCTGGATACCAGAATGCAAAAGTATGCAGAAGAAGCTGTTGACAAGCAAATGCGAATCGTTCAACGGAATTTTAATGGTCATTGGGGAAAAGAAAATCCATGGCAAGATCAGAATCATAAAGAAATAGCAGGTTTTATAGAGGATATAGCAAAAAAGACTGATTCCTATAAGATTCTGGAACAAAAATATCCAGATCGACCGGATTCAATTAACTATTATATGAATAAGCCTCACCGTCTTAAAGTCTTTGATTATGACGCAGGTTTGAAAGAGATGAATATCAGTACTATGGACTCTATCCGTTACATGGAGAAATTTATGCACACTGGATTTGTTGCTATGGAGCCTCAGACTGGATTTGTCAAAGCATGGGTTGGCGATATAAACTTCAATTCATGGAAATACGATAAAGTTCTTTCCAGACGTCAGCCAGGATCTACCTTTAAACTTTTTGATTATGCAACAGCCTTCAATAAGGGAATGTCTCCTTGCGATGAACGTGTGGATAAATACCTGGAATGGGAAGTGATGGAGAAAGGAGAACTAAAGAAGTGGACACCACGCAATGCTAACGGATACTATTCCGGTCAGTCTATGACTCTGAAAGCAGCATTTGCAAGATCCATTAACAGTATTGCAGTACAGATAGCCAAAGAAGTGGGTATTGGAGAAATTATTAAAACAGCTCATGCAATGGGTATCAAGACTCCATTGAACAATATTCCGGCTACAAGTCTTGGCGCTTCAGATGTATCACTACTTGAATTGGTCAACTCCTATTGCACAGTTGTTAATGATGGTATGACACATGATCCTGTATTAGTAACACGCATTGAAGACCGTAATGGCAACGTATTATATAATTATGTTCCAGAGCAAAAACAAGCTATCCCCTATGAAACCGCTTTCCTAATGCAACAAATGCTTCAAGGAGGACTAACAGAACCGATGGGAACCACGCAAGCCTTATGGTCATTTAACTTGTTTCACTCTAATACTGATTTTGGAGGAAAAACAGGAACATCCTCCAATCACTCCGATGCCTGGTTTGTTGGCGTAACTCCGAACTTAGTTGGAGGTGCCTGGGTTGGAGGTGAACATCGTAGTATCCATTTCAGAACAGGAAAACTAGGAGAAGGTAGTAAAACGGCATTACCTATATTTGGATATTTTATGGAAAAGGTACTTGCTGATAATCAATTGTCAAAATACAAAGGCAAATTCCCTAAGCCCAAACAGCCAATAACCAGATCTTATCAATGCCAGTCAGCTTATCCTAAAGCCGAAAGAGACTCTACACATTCTGCTTCAGATAGTATTGCTGTAGAACAGGAAGGTATAGATGAAAATGTAGAAGAACAACTTTAA
- a CDS encoding cation diffusion facilitator family transporter, producing the protein MMKNEKKKVALLSVFAAIFLTGFKMIIGILTGSLGILSEALHSTLDLVAAVITFFSVSISDKPADKEHNYGHGKIENFSALIETLLLLITCIWIVYEAVSRLASGNTHIEVNAWSYIVVISAIVIDVTRSRALYKVAKKHNSQALEADALHFSTDIWSSAVVLLGLICANFGLYLADSVAALLVAALVVFVSLKLGKKAIDVLLDTAPQNTIHLVEEKLLSMPEVKSYHDLKIRSAGANTFIKVNVHLEPDLSLMQVHEICDKIERELNNLISRSEVSIHAEPEEENHIKTENMGVCK; encoded by the coding sequence ATGATGAAAAATGAAAAGAAAAAAGTTGCACTACTTTCTGTGTTTGCAGCTATATTTTTAACTGGTTTCAAGATGATTATCGGAATTCTTACCGGTAGTTTAGGTATCCTTTCCGAAGCATTACATTCTACATTAGATCTTGTTGCTGCTGTTATAACCTTTTTCTCTGTCAGCATATCTGATAAACCGGCAGATAAAGAGCATAACTATGGGCATGGTAAAATAGAAAATTTCTCGGCATTAATTGAAACGTTGTTGCTTCTTATTACATGTATTTGGATAGTCTATGAGGCAGTAAGCCGTTTGGCTAGCGGGAATACTCATATAGAAGTAAATGCATGGAGCTATATCGTGGTTATCAGTGCAATAGTTATTGATGTAACACGGTCCAGAGCATTATATAAAGTGGCAAAGAAGCACAACAGTCAGGCATTGGAAGCTGATGCCCTGCATTTTTCAACAGATATCTGGAGTTCTGCAGTAGTATTATTGGGGTTAATATGTGCAAACTTTGGCCTCTACTTAGCCGATTCAGTAGCTGCTTTGCTTGTTGCAGCTCTTGTAGTTTTTGTTTCATTAAAGTTAGGAAAAAAGGCGATAGATGTGTTACTGGATACAGCACCACAAAATACAATTCATCTGGTAGAAGAAAAGTTATTATCAATGCCCGAAGTGAAGTCTTATCATGATCTGAAGATTCGTTCTGCCGGTGCAAATACTTTTATCAAGGTAAATGTTCATTTAGAACCAGATCTTTCTCTGATGCAAGTTCATGAAATCTGCGACAAGATAGAACGGGAACTGAACAATTTAATTAGCAGAAGTGAAGTGTCTATTCATGCAGAACCGGAAGAGGAGAATCATATTAAGACTGAAAACATGGGAGTCTGTAAATGA
- a CDS encoding anaerobic C4-dicarboxylate transporter, translating into MILQLIFVLVAILIGARLGGIGLGVMGGVGLAILTFVFGLQPTAPPIDVMLMIAAVISAASCMQAAGGLDYMVKAAERLLRKNPSKVVWLSPIVTYIFTIVAGTGHVAYSVLPVIAEVATETKIRPERPLGIAVIASQQAITASPISAATVALLGLLSGYNISLFDILKISIPSTLIGVLAGAFYSLYVGKELVDDPEYKKRIAEGEFDTKKVETKEIVNGRGALLSVLIFVFATLFIVLFGSFESLRPSFLVDGEMVKLSMSSIIEILMLAAAALILLITRTDGIKATQGSVFPAGMQAVIAIFGIAWMGDTFLKGNLPELTASIKDIVTATPWLFGFALFVMSILLYSQAATVRALMPLGIALAISPYMLIALFPAVNGYFFIPNYPTVVAAMNFDRTGTTRIGKYVLNHSFMMPGLISTMVSVGVGLLMIQFL; encoded by the coding sequence ATGATACTACAACTGATTTTCGTATTAGTTGCTATCCTTATCGGAGCAAGATTAGGTGGCATTGGACTTGGAGTGATGGGTGGAGTAGGACTGGCTATCCTGACATTTGTGTTTGGGTTGCAACCTACAGCGCCTCCAATTGATGTAATGCTGATGATTGCAGCTGTTATTTCTGCAGCTTCATGTATGCAAGCTGCTGGTGGACTTGATTATATGGTAAAAGCGGCAGAGCGCTTGCTCCGTAAAAATCCATCGAAAGTTGTCTGGCTTAGCCCTATTGTAACATACATATTTACAATTGTAGCTGGAACCGGTCATGTTGCCTATTCGGTTCTTCCTGTAATAGCAGAAGTTGCCACAGAAACAAAAATAAGGCCGGAACGTCCTTTGGGTATAGCAGTGATCGCATCCCAGCAAGCTATAACCGCAAGCCCGATTTCTGCCGCCACAGTTGCACTTCTTGGGTTATTATCTGGTTATAATATATCCTTGTTTGATATTCTGAAAATAAGTATACCTTCTACTTTGATTGGTGTATTGGCAGGAGCTTTTTATTCTTTATACGTAGGAAAAGAGCTTGTTGATGATCCAGAATATAAGAAAAGAATAGCCGAAGGTGAATTTGATACGAAGAAAGTTGAGACAAAAGAGATAGTGAATGGTCGAGGCGCTTTGCTTTCGGTCCTTATTTTTGTGTTTGCAACATTGTTTATTGTGTTGTTCGGCTCATTCGAGAGTCTTAGACCGTCATTCCTTGTTGATGGCGAGATGGTAAAACTTAGCATGTCTTCCATCATTGAGATTTTAATGTTGGCTGCTGCAGCATTGATTCTTCTGATTACCAGAACAGACGGAATAAAAGCAACTCAGGGGTCCGTTTTCCCCGCTGGAATGCAGGCTGTAATAGCAATCTTTGGTATTGCGTGGATGGGAGACACATTCCTGAAAGGAAATCTTCCTGAACTTACAGCCTCTATTAAAGATATTGTGACTGCGACTCCATGGCTATTCGGATTTGCGCTTTTTGTGATGTCCATTCTGCTCTACAGTCAGGCCGCAACAGTAAGAGCACTTATGCCATTAGGCATTGCACTGGCTATTTCTCCTTATATGCTCATTGCACTATTCCCTGCAGTGAATGGCTATTTTTTCATTCCAAATTATCCCACTGTTGTTGCTGCTATGAACTTTGACCGTACGGGAACTACTCGTATAGGCAAATACGTATTGAATCATTCATTTATGATGCCTGGCCTTATTTCAACAATGGTGTCTGTTGGCGTAGGGTTGCTGATGATTCAATTTTTATAA
- the ansB gene encoding L-asparaginase 2 yields the protein MKAVKRFQFFVLYLLLSSLTIMAQKPNIHILATGGTIAGTGASSTKTAYTAGQVAIGALLDAVPDIKNVANVTGEQIVRIGSQDMSDDVWLTLAKRINILLADSKVDGIVITHGTDTMEETAYFLNLVVNSDKPVVLVGAMRPSTAISADGPLNLYNAVITASAKESVGKGVLVAMNGLILGAGDVLKTNTVSVETFQSPNSGALGYVFNSKVFFNRIPAKLHTTSSEFSVDKLDKLPKVGIVYSYSNVEPEAVNALIAAGYKGIVHAGVGNGNIHKNIFPELIRARKADIQVVRSSRVPTGPTTLDAEVNDAEYGFIASQELNPQKARVLLMLALTKTSDWKQIQTYFNEY from the coding sequence ATGAAAGCAGTTAAGAGATTTCAATTTTTTGTTCTGTATTTGTTGCTGTCATCATTAACGATAATGGCTCAAAAGCCCAATATTCATATATTGGCGACAGGAGGAACTATAGCTGGAACAGGAGCGTCGAGCACAAAAACAGCATATACTGCGGGTCAGGTTGCTATTGGTGCGTTGCTGGATGCCGTTCCTGATATAAAGAATGTGGCAAATGTAACTGGCGAACAGATTGTCAGAATCGGATCACAAGATATGTCTGACGATGTGTGGCTCACTCTTGCAAAGCGGATTAATATTTTACTTGCAGATAGTAAAGTTGATGGTATTGTGATTACTCACGGAACCGATACTATGGAAGAAACCGCTTATTTTCTGAATCTGGTAGTTAACAGTGATAAACCGGTAGTACTGGTTGGTGCTATGCGTCCTTCAACAGCAATAAGTGCTGACGGACCATTAAACTTATATAATGCAGTGATTACTGCTTCTGCAAAAGAGTCGGTAGGCAAAGGGGTTTTAGTTGCAATGAACGGACTAATCCTGGGGGCGGGTGATGTGCTGAAAACAAATACAGTCAGCGTTGAGACTTTTCAATCTCCGAATTCCGGCGCTTTGGGATATGTTTTTAATAGCAAAGTATTCTTTAATAGAATTCCCGCGAAGTTGCACACCACTTCATCTGAATTCTCAGTAGACAAATTAGATAAGCTTCCTAAAGTTGGTATAGTATATAGCTATTCTAATGTAGAACCCGAAGCTGTCAATGCATTGATTGCTGCAGGATACAAAGGCATTGTCCATGCAGGAGTAGGTAACGGTAATATTCATAAAAACATATTCCCAGAACTTATCAGAGCAAGAAAGGCAGATATTCAGGTGGTTCGCTCATCAAGAGTACCAACTGGTCCAACTACATTAGATGCAGAGGTTAACGATGCAGAATACGGTTTTATAGCTTCTCAGGAACTTAATCCTCAGAAAGCGAGAGTTCTGCTTATGCTGGCACTGACCAAGACAAGTGACTGGAAGCAGATCCAGACTTACTTTAATGAATACTGA
- a CDS encoding porin: MKKYILLFGLLLSMTGVRAQQNDDMRSSKSLFEEVTDIKKKTDKFNFFLNMNGSFDNQFSNGDHQISNFYMRQFRIEAKGKINDWLSYRWRQRLNRPNTGSGNIDNLPTSIDVAGIGVKVTNDFSMFIGKQCAAYGGIEFDLNPIEIYEYSDMIDNMSNFLTGVNFAYNLNPNHQLQFQILNSMNNSFENTYNVGSTGVKQSQVPLVYTLNWNGNFFDNAFKTRWSASLMSEAKGRYVHYYALGNEFTQGKFNMFFDFMYSNEELDRNGIMRDIVNSTYYKDNVNASYLSLVTKMNYRFAPKWNAFVQGMYETASLKKNLKDMFGPIDFVKGKYQTSYGYFAGLEYYPMESNLHFFLTYVGRAYQFTDRAKALGADKANTNRISLGFIYQLQMF, from the coding sequence ATGAAAAAGTACATACTATTGTTCGGGTTGCTGTTGAGCATGACTGGTGTTAGGGCACAGCAGAATGATGATATGCGTTCCTCTAAAAGTCTTTTTGAAGAGGTGACAGATATTAAAAAGAAGACAGATAAGTTCAACTTTTTTTTGAATATGAACGGTAGTTTTGATAATCAATTTTCTAATGGAGACCACCAGATAAGTAATTTTTATATGCGGCAATTCCGCATCGAAGCAAAAGGTAAAATCAATGACTGGTTGTCATACCGTTGGAGACAACGATTAAACCGTCCTAATACAGGTAGTGGAAATATTGATAATCTGCCAACTTCCATTGATGTTGCCGGAATAGGTGTGAAGGTTACCAATGATTTCTCAATGTTTATTGGAAAACAATGTGCTGCTTATGGAGGTATAGAATTCGATCTTAATCCAATTGAAATTTACGAATATAGTGACATGATTGATAATATGAGTAACTTTCTCACTGGAGTGAACTTTGCTTATAATCTAAATCCAAATCATCAGTTACAGTTCCAGATTCTGAACAGTATGAATAACAGTTTTGAAAACACCTATAATGTTGGATCAACCGGCGTTAAACAAAGCCAGGTTCCTTTAGTTTATACTCTGAACTGGAATGGAAATTTCTTTGATAACGCTTTCAAGACCCGATGGTCAGCTTCATTAATGAGTGAGGCTAAGGGGAGGTATGTTCATTATTATGCTTTAGGGAATGAATTTACTCAAGGTAAATTTAATATGTTCTTTGATTTTATGTATTCCAATGAAGAACTTGATCGTAATGGGATAATGAGAGATATTGTAAATTCAACCTATTATAAAGATAATGTGAATGCAAGTTACCTGTCATTGGTCACTAAAATGAATTATAGGTTCGCACCTAAATGGAATGCTTTTGTACAGGGAATGTATGAAACTGCTTCCTTAAAGAAGAATTTAAAAGATATGTTTGGTCCTATAGATTTTGTTAAAGGTAAATATCAGACGTCATATGGCTATTTTGCCGGACTTGAATATTATCCTATGGAATCTAACTTGCATTTCTTCCTTACTTACGTAGGGCGTGCATACCAGTTTACAGATAGAGCTAAAGCATTGGGAGCTGACAAAGCAAATACAAACAGAATATCTTTAGGGTTTATTTACCAGCTACAGATGTTCTAG
- a CDS encoding TonB-dependent receptor: MRTISLLLFLFVSILNSFAQTNQKLVESLQTYTVKGMVIDSISNQAVQYATLSIVAKRSPQNPIKVVVSDNNGNFAASFNASPGNYSVAIQFVGMKPTVKQFSLTSNQKLVSLGKIYMTETSAQLQEVVIVAQKPLVKVEIDKLTYSIENDPESKTSNTLDMLRKIPMVTVDSEDNIQLKGSSDFKIYLNGKPSNILTSNPSDVLKSMPANTIKSVEVITDPGAKYDAEGVGGIINIVTVKSGIQGYTGTIRSNAGTLGRWGGGAYLSLKSGKFGITGNYNYNRVSSPYSDSYMERTNNISNNEKYMTQTGRSKYKGPFQFGTLEASYEIDSLNMVSLSVERFNGEMTNLSNYLVDMKDANHDPYYSYNRNSKSTRTFGSTDLNVDYQHSTHRKDELLTISYKFDHNPNNSESNTLLENLTGAVPGILSQSQKNMNKASTNEHTAQIDYTYPTRKGQKIEAGIKYILRKSNSETDQWQNDTLVINSSNDFKHTQNIYSAYVSYDMKIRKFGVKAGVREEATSQDVKYRLAPEMNFDTHYSNLVPSASISYSLSATEQLKFGYTMRIRRPGIRNLNPYVNNTDPQNISYGNPKLNPEKSNNLSLNYSKFAQKLNINLSLSYNFVNNGIESYTFIDPLTPNISRTTYDNIGHSQRTSFSLYGNWNALKSLNVILNGGAFYVNMRSDATQSTEVLSTSGFFYNGYTGIQYTLPNDLRINLNGGYFAPRVNLQGKTSAFYYTSFSVSKDLFKKKLSISLTCTDPFWKNKEYTSKTNDKTFSMKSTNYINTRELRISISYRFGTLKTSATKKAKKGISNDDVKTEENPEEGVNTNGR; encoded by the coding sequence ATGAGAACCATTAGCTTATTACTTTTCTTATTTGTTTCAATACTAAACAGCTTTGCCCAGACTAATCAAAAACTAGTTGAGTCCTTACAAACTTATACAGTTAAAGGGATGGTCATTGACTCAATTTCCAATCAGGCTGTTCAATATGCAACACTTAGTATAGTAGCAAAGCGTTCTCCTCAGAATCCCATTAAAGTAGTTGTAAGTGATAATAACGGGAATTTCGCTGCTTCTTTTAATGCTTCCCCCGGGAATTATTCAGTTGCCATACAGTTTGTTGGTATGAAACCAACTGTGAAACAGTTTAGTCTTACTTCAAATCAGAAACTGGTTTCATTAGGGAAAATATATATGACCGAAACTTCTGCACAACTGCAGGAAGTAGTTATTGTTGCGCAAAAACCTTTAGTCAAGGTCGAAATTGATAAACTGACTTATAGTATAGAAAATGACCCGGAATCAAAGACCAGCAACACTTTAGACATGCTTCGTAAGATACCTATGGTTACTGTCGACAGCGAAGATAACATTCAGTTAAAGGGATCTTCTGATTTCAAAATATACCTTAATGGGAAGCCTTCGAACATTTTGACCAGTAATCCGAGTGATGTTTTGAAAAGTATGCCTGCCAATACTATTAAGAGTGTAGAAGTAATAACCGATCCCGGAGCAAAATATGATGCTGAAGGTGTAGGTGGGATTATTAATATTGTAACCGTTAAGAGCGGTATTCAAGGATATACTGGCACAATTCGCAGTAATGCGGGGACGCTGGGACGCTGGGGAGGTGGTGCTTATCTGTCTTTGAAATCCGGTAAATTTGGAATTACGGGAAACTACAATTATAACAGGGTTAGTTCTCCGTACAGCGATTCATACATGGAGCGTACCAATAATATAAGTAATAACGAAAAATACATGACTCAAACCGGACGCTCAAAATATAAAGGTCCTTTCCAGTTCGGTACGCTGGAAGCCAGCTATGAAATTGATTCACTGAATATGGTAAGCCTTTCCGTGGAACGGTTCAACGGAGAGATGACAAACCTGTCGAACTACCTTGTCGATATGAAAGATGCAAATCATGATCCGTATTACAGTTACAACAGAAACAGCAAATCAACAAGAACATTCGGTTCTACGGATCTGAATGTAGACTATCAACATTCCACTCACAGAAAAGATGAATTGCTCACTATCTCTTATAAATTTGATCACAATCCCAATAACAGTGAAAGTAATACTTTATTGGAAAATCTTACCGGGGCAGTTCCCGGCATATTATCGCAATCACAAAAGAACATGAACAAAGCCTCAACAAACGAACATACTGCTCAGATTGATTACACCTATCCTACTAGAAAAGGGCAAAAAATAGAGGCCGGCATAAAATATATCCTACGCAAAAGCAACAGCGAAACAGATCAGTGGCAGAATGACACATTAGTTATTAATTCATCTAACGACTTTAAGCATACACAGAATATCTATTCCGCATACGTAAGCTATGACATGAAAATAAGGAAATTCGGAGTCAAAGCAGGAGTTCGTGAAGAAGCCACCTCCCAGGATGTAAAATATCGTCTTGCTCCTGAAATGAATTTCGATACTCATTATTCCAATCTTGTTCCATCAGCATCCATATCTTACTCACTCTCAGCTACTGAACAATTAAAATTTGGTTACACAATGCGTATCCGTCGCCCGGGAATAAGAAACTTAAACCCTTATGTTAATAATACAGACCCGCAGAATATAAGTTACGGTAATCCGAAACTCAATCCTGAAAAAAGCAATAACCTGAGCCTTAACTACAGTAAATTTGCTCAGAAGCTGAATATCAATCTTAGTCTGAGCTATAATTTTGTCAATAATGGCATTGAAAGTTACACTTTCATTGATCCATTAACACCTAATATAAGCAGGACAACATACGACAACATTGGTCACAGCCAGCGTACCAGCTTTTCATTATATGGAAACTGGAATGCCTTAAAGAGCTTGAATGTTATACTGAACGGAGGAGCTTTTTATGTCAACATGAGGAGTGATGCAACCCAATCAACCGAAGTACTAAGTACCAGCGGTTTCTTCTACAATGGATATACAGGTATTCAATACACACTGCCTAATGACTTGAGAATAAACCTTAACGGAGGTTATTTCGCTCCGAGGGTTAATCTTCAGGGAAAAACCTCCGCATTCTATTACACAAGCTTTTCAGTAAGCAAAGATCTTTTCAAGAAAAAGCTATCCATCTCTCTTACTTGCACTGATCCATTCTGGAAAAACAAAGAATATACAAGCAAAACAAACGATAAAACATTCTCCATGAAGAGTACTAATTACATAAATACAAGAGAACTGAGGATAAGTATCTCCTATCGTTTCGGAACACTAAAAACATCAGCTACTAAGAAGGCTAAAAAGGGAATCTCAAATGATGATGTAAAGACTGAAGAAAATCCGGAAGAAGGAGTAAATACTAACGGGCGATAA